One window of the Amycolatopsis mediterranei genome contains the following:
- a CDS encoding response regulator: MTLRVVLADDQAVVREGLVTLLGLLPGVEVVGAAADGLAALALVAEHHPDVVLVDLRMPRCDGVEATKRIRAGHPGTEVVVLTTYADDESLLAALRAGARGFLTKDADAESIARALRSAAAGQSTVDGELQRRLVEAAARSAPPRVKEVEGLTARELEVLRLIAAGLSNTEIARTLVVSEATVKTHVNHLFAKAGLRDRAQAVAFAYRAGIAG; encoded by the coding sequence GTGACGCTGCGCGTCGTGCTGGCCGACGACCAGGCCGTGGTCCGGGAAGGCCTGGTCACGCTGCTCGGGCTGCTGCCCGGGGTCGAGGTGGTCGGCGCCGCCGCCGACGGCCTGGCCGCGCTCGCGCTCGTCGCCGAGCACCACCCCGACGTCGTGCTGGTGGACCTGCGGATGCCGCGCTGCGACGGCGTGGAGGCCACCAAGCGGATCCGCGCCGGACACCCCGGTACCGAGGTCGTCGTGCTGACCACCTACGCCGACGACGAGTCGCTGCTGGCCGCGCTGCGCGCCGGCGCCCGCGGGTTCCTCACCAAGGACGCCGACGCCGAGTCCATCGCGCGGGCACTGCGCTCGGCCGCCGCCGGCCAGTCCACAGTGGACGGGGAGCTGCAGCGGCGGCTCGTCGAAGCCGCCGCCCGCAGCGCCCCGCCGCGCGTCAAGGAGGTCGAAGGCCTGACCGCCCGCGAGCTCGAAGTGCTGCGGCTGATCGCGGCGGGCCTGTCCAACACCGAAATCGCCCGCACCCTGGTGGTCAGCGAGGCGACCGTGAAGACCCACGTGAACCACCTGTTCGCCAAGGCCGGGCTGCGCGACCGGGCCCAGGCGGTCGCGTTCGCCTACCGGGCGGGCATCGCCGGCTGA
- a CDS encoding sensor histidine kinase, translating into MTTRPAVFPRAQGWLRWALVAVPMVAAMPHADLRAWLLIGVTLALSIPLLWIHDARVRPLTTALPLAVIATTGALWVLLPSSWASVAMSSTTFFVVLRQSTVPIVLAVGLDFAAITAGAARYDVWKGALSTYAVLAVIVLMGLNRRARLARIEQTELALARAQTANEEHARAAALAERARIARELHDVLAHSLAGLALNLQGARLMLVRDGASPDAVAQIERAQTLASEGLAEARKAVAALREDAVGVERAIADLLAAYRLDSGARADLQVEGEPRELGPAVGTALVRAVQEALANTRKHAGQADVAVTLNYAAGSVELTVADRQGRRPPDAPAAGYGLRGMGERVALLDGRLESGPGEDGWRIHLTVPA; encoded by the coding sequence ATGACGACCCGACCAGCCGTGTTCCCCCGGGCTCAAGGCTGGTTGCGCTGGGCGCTCGTCGCGGTGCCGATGGTCGCCGCCATGCCCCACGCGGACCTGCGAGCCTGGCTCCTGATCGGGGTGACCCTCGCGCTGTCGATCCCGCTCCTGTGGATCCACGACGCTCGCGTCCGGCCGCTGACGACGGCGCTGCCGCTGGCCGTGATCGCGACTACGGGCGCGCTCTGGGTGCTCCTGCCGAGCAGCTGGGCGTCGGTGGCGATGTCCAGCACCACGTTCTTCGTCGTGCTGAGGCAATCGACGGTGCCGATCGTGCTGGCGGTCGGGCTCGACTTCGCGGCGATCACGGCCGGGGCGGCCCGCTACGACGTGTGGAAAGGCGCTCTGTCGACGTACGCGGTCCTCGCCGTGATCGTGCTGATGGGTCTCAACCGGCGGGCCCGCCTCGCGCGCATCGAGCAGACCGAACTGGCGCTGGCCCGCGCGCAGACGGCCAACGAGGAGCACGCCCGCGCGGCCGCGCTCGCCGAACGCGCCCGCATCGCCCGCGAACTGCACGACGTCCTGGCGCATTCGCTGGCCGGGCTGGCGCTGAACCTGCAGGGCGCGCGGCTGATGCTGGTGCGCGACGGAGCGAGCCCGGACGCCGTCGCCCAGATCGAACGGGCGCAGACGCTGGCGTCGGAAGGCCTCGCCGAAGCCCGGAAGGCCGTGGCCGCGCTGCGCGAGGACGCCGTCGGCGTCGAACGCGCGATCGCGGACCTCCTCGCCGCGTACCGGCTGGACAGCGGGGCGCGCGCGGATCTGCAGGTCGAGGGCGAACCGCGCGAACTGGGCCCGGCGGTCGGCACCGCGCTGGTCCGCGCGGTGCAGGAGGCGCTGGCCAACACCCGCAAGCACGCGGGGCAGGCCGATGTGGCAGTCACGCTGAACTACGCCGCCGGGTCGGTGGAGCTGACCGTGGCCGACCGGCAGGGCAGGCGCCCGCCGGACGCGCCCGCCGCAGGCTACGGTTTGCGCGGGATGGGCGAACGGGTCGCGCTGCTCGACGGGCGGCTGGAGAGCGGGCCGGGGGAGGACGGATGGCGGATTCACCTGACGGTGCCGGCGTGA
- a CDS encoding M23 family metallopeptidase, producing MSRLRRLAVLAAAVALPALGLTLAGQATASAAPNFQVPFKCGVTVDAATYSGHSPEYSVDFQKSGITGMPVLASASGTVTRVENEGSASYGRWIELDHGGGWRSRYAHLSTQSVSVGQSVTGGKQLGTAGATGNVTGPHLHFEERLNGVVQKAKLNGAAVPYYAHTDFTSKNGCGGNPYSAEEVCGDGFSVVDQQALAGSSGTAYLLYNASTRANCVTTLKATSLGTASAVAAFLEVQGGARTTDSGSFTYYAGPVKKTADSTCVKWGGSVGGNTYESGFEHCD from the coding sequence ATGTCCAGGTTGCGACGGCTCGCCGTGCTCGCCGCCGCCGTGGCGCTGCCCGCGCTCGGCCTCACCCTCGCCGGCCAGGCGACCGCCTCGGCCGCGCCGAACTTCCAGGTGCCGTTCAAGTGCGGGGTCACCGTGGACGCGGCCACCTACAGCGGCCACAGCCCGGAGTACTCGGTCGACTTCCAGAAGTCCGGCATCACCGGGATGCCCGTGCTGGCTTCGGCTTCCGGCACCGTGACGCGGGTGGAGAACGAGGGCAGCGCGAGCTACGGCCGGTGGATCGAACTGGACCACGGCGGCGGTTGGCGCAGCCGGTACGCGCACCTGTCGACCCAGTCGGTTTCGGTGGGGCAGTCGGTCACCGGCGGCAAGCAGCTCGGCACCGCGGGCGCGACCGGCAACGTCACCGGCCCGCACCTGCACTTCGAAGAGCGGCTCAACGGCGTCGTGCAGAAGGCGAAGCTGAACGGCGCTGCCGTGCCGTACTACGCGCACACCGACTTCACGAGCAAGAACGGCTGCGGCGGCAACCCGTACTCCGCCGAAGAGGTGTGCGGCGACGGCTTCTCCGTCGTCGACCAGCAGGCGCTGGCCGGCTCCTCGGGCACGGCTTACCTGCTGTACAACGCTTCCACCAGGGCGAACTGCGTGACCACGCTGAAGGCCACGTCGCTCGGCACGGCCAGCGCGGTGGCGGCGTTCCTCGAGGTCCAGGGCGGAGCCCGGACGACCGATTCCGGCAGCTTCACCTACTACGCCGGGCCGGTCAAGAAGACCGCCGACTCGACGTGCGTGAAGTGGGGCGGCTCGGTGGGCGGCAACACCTACGAGAGCGGGTTCGAGCACTGCGACTGA
- a CDS encoding DUF4192 domain-containing protein — MTTATPPDLRDPAQLLTALPYLIGFRPAKSVVLLGHRDPGDCPGLILRGDLPRRVHRIRQAQALAQRFAAGSHVGVTLVIVGGRRRPGKPPPHAGFVEDLVRALEDAGLPVLHALWTPAIRAGAPWACYRIEECAGVLPDPRSTVVAAAATECGTVAFDSREELEALLAPRSPEALARRADQLSRLTSPPWPEATRVNGAASVVRAAFERRRRGDGPPTDEEAVLLANALKLPEIRDLCLAMAVPPATAGAREAEHLWLTLVREIPPPERAEPATLLGFTAYLRGDGAFAGMALDNALEAAPDHVLASLLKRVLDTGTPPEVIRGLAAAAAGPLVGFGLDPADNDVGKAA; from the coding sequence ATGACCACAGCCACCCCGCCCGACCTCCGAGACCCCGCACAGCTGCTGACCGCACTGCCGTACCTGATCGGATTCCGGCCCGCGAAGTCCGTCGTCCTGCTCGGCCACCGCGACCCGGGCGACTGCCCAGGCCTGATCCTGCGCGGCGACCTGCCCCGCCGCGTACACCGCATCCGCCAGGCGCAGGCGCTGGCGCAGCGGTTCGCCGCGGGTAGCCACGTCGGCGTGACCCTGGTGATCGTCGGCGGACGGCGGAGACCCGGAAAGCCGCCACCGCACGCGGGTTTCGTCGAGGACTTGGTGCGGGCGCTGGAGGATGCCGGCCTTCCGGTGCTGCACGCCTTGTGGACGCCCGCCATCAGGGCGGGTGCACCTTGGGCGTGTTACCGCATCGAGGAATGCGCCGGTGTGTTGCCGGACCCCCGTTCGACGGTCGTGGCGGCGGCCGCGACCGAGTGCGGGACGGTGGCGTTCGACAGCCGCGAGGAACTCGAGGCGCTGCTGGCCCCGCGATCGCCGGAGGCGCTGGCCCGCCGCGCGGATCAGTTGTCCCGCTTGACCTCCCCGCCCTGGCCCGAGGCAACCCGCGTCAACGGCGCGGCATCGGTGGTCCGCGCGGCCTTCGAACGCCGGCGCCGCGGCGACGGGCCACCGACGGACGAGGAGGCCGTGTTGCTGGCGAACGCGTTGAAGCTGCCGGAGATTCGCGACTTGTGCCTGGCAATGGCGGTGCCCCCGGCCACCGCGGGAGCACGCGAAGCGGAGCACCTATGGCTGACGTTGGTCCGGGAGATCCCGCCCCCGGAGAGAGCGGAACCGGCGACCCTGCTGGGCTTCACGGCATACCTGCGCGGCGACGGAGCGTTCGCGGGAATGGCCCTGGACAACGCCCTGGAGGCGGCACCGGACCACGTGCTGGCGTCGTTGCTGAAGAGGGTCCTGGACACCGGAACACCCCCGGAGGTAATCCGCGGCTTGGCAGCGGCGGCAGCAGGCCCCCTGGTCGGCTTCGGCCTGGACCCCGCGGACAACGACGTAGGCAAAGCGGCATGA
- the galE gene encoding UDP-glucose 4-epimerase GalE yields the protein MSEQSNALKLVVTGGAGYVGSVCAARLVEAGHQVTVVDDLSTGHADAVHPDARFIEGDAAEVAGSLLREGFDGVLHFAAKSLVGESMTEPAKYWEGNVVTSLRLLEAMQEHGTPRLVFSSTAATYGEPEQSPIPETAPTRPTNTYGATKLAIDAAITSFAVAHGLAAVSLRYFNVAGAYGAFGERHTTETHLIPLVLQVATGDRERIQIFGDDYPTPDHTAVRDYIHVVDLADAHLLALKHATAGEHRIYNLGNGTGFSVLEVIEACREVTGHPVPAAVAPRRAGDPSVLVAASDRAREELGWKPERTELAGIVRDAWEFTQSRRG from the coding sequence GTGTCGGAGCAGAGCAACGCCCTGAAGCTGGTCGTGACGGGCGGAGCCGGGTACGTCGGAAGTGTCTGCGCCGCCCGGCTGGTCGAAGCCGGGCACCAGGTCACCGTCGTCGACGACCTGTCCACCGGGCACGCCGACGCCGTCCACCCGGACGCGCGGTTCATCGAAGGCGACGCCGCCGAAGTGGCGGGCAGCCTGCTGCGCGAAGGCTTCGACGGCGTGCTGCACTTCGCGGCCAAGTCGCTGGTCGGCGAGTCGATGACGGAGCCGGCGAAGTATTGGGAAGGCAACGTCGTCACCTCGCTGCGGCTGCTCGAGGCCATGCAGGAGCACGGCACGCCCCGCCTGGTGTTCTCTTCGACGGCGGCGACCTACGGCGAACCGGAGCAGTCGCCGATCCCGGAGACGGCGCCGACCCGGCCGACCAACACCTACGGCGCGACGAAGCTCGCCATCGACGCGGCGATCACCAGCTTCGCCGTCGCGCACGGCCTGGCGGCGGTGAGCCTGCGCTACTTCAACGTCGCGGGCGCGTACGGCGCCTTCGGCGAGCGCCACACCACGGAAACCCATCTCATCCCTCTCGTCCTGCAGGTCGCCACGGGCGACCGCGAGCGCATCCAGATCTTCGGCGACGACTACCCGACGCCGGACCACACGGCGGTGCGCGACTACATCCACGTCGTGGACCTCGCGGACGCGCACCTGCTGGCGCTCAAGCACGCCACCGCGGGGGAGCACCGCATCTACAACTTGGGCAACGGCACCGGCTTCTCCGTTCTCGAGGTGATCGAGGCTTGCCGCGAGGTCACCGGCCACCCGGTGCCGGCGGCGGTGGCCCCGCGCCGCGCGGGCGACCCGTCGGTGCTGGTGGCGGCCAGCGACCGGGCCCGCGAGGAGCTGGGCTGGAAGCCGGAGCGGACCGAGCTGGCCGGGATCGTGCGGGACGCCTGGGAGTTCACCCAGTCGCGGCGAGGCTGA
- the galK gene encoding galactokinase — translation MSPATDAVAAFRTVHGTAPAGVWSAPGRVNLIGEHTDYNDGFVLPFALPHRLAAAASPREDGVLSVATLGDDGQLQRSGELKIADLAPGAVDGWAAYPAGVAWVLRDQGFANGADLVIAGDVPSGAGLSSSHALECAVSLALLGLAGLELDGSRTDVPTRPQVARWVQRSENDFVGAPTGLLDQTASLCCTESHVLFLDVRSGEQEQVPFGLAEAGLQVLIMDTRTKHSHAEGGYGERRRGTERAAELLGVKALRDVTNEGLSDALDRLPDDLVPLVRHVVTENQRVLDTVELLRAGRLADIGPYLDASHVSMRDDYRISTAELDLAVDSARAAGALGSRMTGGGFGGSAIALVRDADLEQVKEAVEAAYEKAGYRRPRMFTAVPSRGAGRDEL, via the coding sequence ATGAGCCCCGCCACGGACGCCGTCGCGGCGTTCCGCACGGTCCACGGCACCGCGCCGGCCGGCGTCTGGTCGGCGCCCGGCCGCGTCAACCTGATCGGCGAGCACACCGACTACAACGACGGCTTCGTGCTGCCGTTCGCCCTGCCCCACCGGCTGGCCGCGGCGGCGTCGCCCCGCGAAGACGGCGTGCTGTCCGTGGCCACCCTGGGCGACGACGGCCAGCTCCAGCGCTCCGGCGAGCTCAAGATCGCCGACCTGGCGCCGGGCGCCGTCGACGGGTGGGCCGCGTACCCGGCGGGCGTCGCCTGGGTGCTGCGCGACCAGGGCTTCGCGAACGGGGCCGACCTGGTCATCGCCGGGGACGTGCCGTCGGGGGCCGGGCTGTCCTCCTCCCACGCGCTCGAGTGCGCGGTGTCGCTGGCGCTGCTGGGGCTGGCCGGCCTGGAGCTGGACGGCAGCCGCACCGACGTCCCGACGCGGCCCCAGGTCGCGCGGTGGGTGCAGCGGTCCGAGAACGACTTCGTCGGCGCCCCCACCGGCCTGCTCGACCAGACGGCCTCCCTCTGCTGCACCGAGTCCCACGTGCTGTTCCTCGACGTGCGGTCGGGCGAGCAGGAGCAGGTGCCGTTCGGCCTCGCCGAAGCCGGGCTGCAGGTGCTGATCATGGACACCCGCACTAAGCACTCGCATGCCGAAGGCGGGTACGGCGAGCGCCGCCGCGGCACCGAACGGGCGGCCGAACTGCTCGGGGTGAAGGCGCTGCGCGACGTCACCAACGAAGGTCTCTCGGACGCGCTCGACCGGCTGCCGGACGACCTGGTGCCGCTGGTGCGGCACGTCGTCACCGAGAACCAGCGGGTGCTCGACACGGTCGAGCTGCTGCGCGCCGGCCGGCTGGCCGACATCGGGCCCTACCTGGACGCCTCGCACGTCAGCATGCGCGACGACTACCGGATCTCCACGGCCGAGCTGGACCTCGCGGTCGACTCGGCGCGGGCGGCCGGGGCGCTCGGCTCGCGGATGACCGGCGGCGGCTTCGGCGGCTCGGCGATCGCGCTGGTCCGCGACGCGGACCTGGAGCAGGTCAAGGAGGCCGTCGAGGCGGCGTACGAGAAGGCCGGCTACCGGCGGCCGCGGATGTTCACGGCGGTGCCCTCCCGCGGCGCCGGCCGCGACGAGCTCTGA
- a CDS encoding metal-dependent transcriptional regulator has product MSNADEGDSVNDLIDTTEMYLRTIYELEEEGVVPLRARIAERLQQSGPTVSQTVARMERDGLVVVADDRHLQLTDHGRELAIAVMRKHRLAERLLVDVIGLEWEHVHNEACRWEHVMSEAVERKLVKLLDHPTTSPYGNPIPGLDKLGDGDPAPPAEADLVRLDEFARTGGGRVEIRRIAEHVQLDESLMTELKSVGIVPGGTVTVGKATGGTIEVTGGDTTAQVASSALHAVLAQAR; this is encoded by the coding sequence ATGAGCAACGCGGACGAAGGGGACAGCGTGAACGATCTCATCGACACCACCGAGATGTACTTGCGTACCATCTACGAGCTCGAAGAAGAAGGTGTCGTTCCGTTGCGCGCCCGCATCGCCGAGCGCCTGCAGCAGAGCGGCCCGACCGTGAGCCAGACCGTCGCCCGGATGGAGCGCGACGGGCTGGTCGTGGTCGCCGACGACCGGCACCTCCAGCTGACCGACCACGGCCGGGAACTGGCCATCGCCGTGATGCGCAAGCACCGTCTCGCCGAACGCCTCCTCGTCGACGTGATCGGGCTCGAGTGGGAGCACGTGCACAACGAGGCCTGCCGGTGGGAACACGTGATGAGCGAGGCCGTCGAGCGCAAGCTGGTCAAGCTGCTCGACCACCCGACCACCTCCCCGTACGGCAACCCCATCCCCGGCCTCGACAAGCTGGGCGACGGCGACCCCGCGCCGCCCGCGGAGGCCGACCTGGTCCGGCTCGACGAGTTCGCCCGCACCGGCGGCGGCCGCGTCGAGATCCGGCGCATCGCCGAGCACGTCCAGCTGGACGAGTCGCTGATGACCGAGCTCAAGTCCGTCGGCATCGTGCCCGGCGGCACGGTCACCGTCGGCAAGGCCACCGGCGGCACCATCGAGGTCACCGGCGGGGACACCACCGCCCAGGTCGCCAGCTCCGCGCTGCACGCCGTCCTGGCGCAGGCCCGATGA
- a CDS encoding sulfurtransferase: MRPLISTTDLAAALAGPAGDRPVVLDVRWRLAGPPGAESYREGHVPGAVFTDLDSVLAGEPGEGGRHPLPDPADLQRDLRAAGVRTGTPVVAYDDADGSVAARAWWLLRWAGHTEVAILDGGYAAWTAEGHPVSTDEVRPEPGDITVRPGGMPVLDADEAAALARDGLLLDARATPRYAGETEPVDPRAGHIPGAVNAPFAAHIGADGRWRPPAELAERFAGLGLRPGEPVGAYCGSGVTASSVVLALELAGHLGAGLYAGSWSHWSRDPNRPAATGPLPG, translated from the coding sequence ATGCGTCCGCTGATCAGCACCACCGACCTCGCCGCCGCGCTGGCCGGCCCGGCCGGGGACCGCCCCGTGGTCCTCGACGTCCGCTGGCGGCTCGCCGGTCCGCCCGGCGCCGAGTCCTACCGCGAGGGTCACGTGCCCGGTGCGGTGTTCACCGACCTCGACAGCGTGCTCGCCGGCGAGCCGGGCGAGGGCGGCCGGCACCCCCTGCCCGACCCGGCCGACCTGCAGCGCGACCTGCGCGCGGCCGGAGTCCGGACGGGCACCCCGGTGGTGGCCTACGACGACGCGGACGGCTCGGTGGCGGCCCGCGCGTGGTGGCTCCTGCGCTGGGCGGGCCACACCGAGGTCGCGATCCTCGATGGCGGTTACGCAGCGTGGACGGCCGAGGGGCACCCGGTGAGCACGGACGAGGTGCGCCCGGAGCCGGGCGACATCACGGTCCGCCCGGGAGGAATGCCGGTCCTGGACGCGGACGAAGCGGCAGCCCTGGCTCGCGACGGCTTGCTCCTCGACGCGCGCGCAACCCCGCGTTACGCAGGGGAGACGGAGCCGGTCGACCCGCGGGCGGGCCACATCCCGGGAGCGGTGAACGCCCCGTTCGCCGCCCACATCGGCGCGGACGGCCGCTGGCGCCCACCGGCCGAGCTGGCGGAGCGGTTCGCGGGCCTGGGCCTGCGCCCGGGCGAGCCGGTCGGCGCGTACTGCGGCTCAGGGGTGACGGCGAGTTCGGTGGTCCTGGCACTGGAGCTGGCCGGTCACCTGGGCGCGGGCTTGTACGCGGGCTCGTGGTCCCACTGGTCCCGAGACCCGAACCGCCCGGCGGCAACGGGCCCCCTGCCTGGCTGA
- a CDS encoding acetoin utilization protein AcuC, protein MSPAVVWDRALLGYDLGGDHPFNPVRLELTIRLATELGVLRDVELLVPTGAGDEELLRVHAPEYLAAVREAPLVGWDVGHGLGTSDNPVFSDMHDASALVVGSTLLAARKVAEGEARRAVNIAGGLHHAMRDQAAGFCVYNDCAVAISWLLDHGFDRIAYIDTDVHHGDGVQAAFYDDPRVLTISMHQHPFTLWPGTGYSAETGRGKADGTSVNVPLPPRTRDPGWLRAFNAVVPSLLADFEPQLLFTQCGVDSHEEDPLADLSLSVDGHRTIYATLRDLAETYAGGKWIAVGGGGYQLIRVVPRSWTHLIATVLDRDVDPATPLPPEWVATVGKAAPQAELPRTMTDDRDTGFKPWGDGEDDPVDVAVRDTRRAVFPLHGLDPDDPRD, encoded by the coding sequence ATGTCGCCGGCCGTTGTTTGGGACCGTGCCCTGCTGGGTTACGACCTGGGTGGGGATCACCCCTTCAATCCCGTCCGGCTGGAGCTCACCATCCGGCTGGCCACCGAACTCGGCGTGCTCCGGGACGTCGAACTGCTCGTCCCCACCGGCGCCGGGGACGAAGAACTCCTGCGCGTCCACGCCCCCGAATACCTCGCCGCCGTGCGGGAGGCTCCGCTCGTCGGGTGGGACGTCGGGCACGGGCTCGGGACCTCCGACAACCCCGTCTTCTCCGACATGCACGACGCCTCCGCCCTCGTCGTCGGCTCCACGCTGCTCGCCGCCCGGAAGGTCGCCGAAGGCGAAGCGCGCCGGGCCGTCAACATCGCCGGGGGGCTGCACCACGCCATGCGGGACCAGGCCGCCGGCTTCTGCGTCTACAACGACTGTGCCGTCGCCATCTCCTGGCTGCTCGACCACGGCTTCGACCGCATCGCCTACATCGACACCGACGTCCACCACGGCGACGGCGTCCAGGCCGCCTTCTACGACGACCCGCGCGTCCTCACGATCTCGATGCACCAGCACCCCTTCACGCTCTGGCCCGGCACCGGCTACTCCGCCGAGACCGGCCGGGGGAAGGCCGACGGCACCTCCGTCAACGTCCCGCTGCCGCCGCGTACCCGGGACCCCGGGTGGCTGCGGGCCTTCAACGCCGTCGTCCCCTCGCTGCTCGCCGACTTCGAACCGCAGCTGCTGTTCACCCAGTGCGGGGTCGACTCCCACGAAGAAGACCCCCTCGCCGACCTCTCGCTCAGCGTCGACGGGCACCGCACCATCTACGCCACCCTCCGCGACCTCGCGGAGACCTACGCCGGCGGCAAGTGGATCGCCGTCGGCGGGGGCGGCTACCAGCTGATCCGGGTCGTGCCGCGGTCGTGGACGCACCTGATCGCCACCGTCCTCGACCGGGACGTCGACCCGGCGACGCCGCTGCCGCCCGAGTGGGTCGCCACAGTCGGCAAGGCCGCTCCGCAGGCCGAGCTGCCGCGCACGATGACCGACGACCGCGACACCGGGTTCAAGCCGTGGGGCGACGGCGAGGACGACCCGGTCGACGTCGCCGTGCGGGACACGCGCCGCGCCGTCTTCCCGCTGCACGGCCTCGATCCGGACGACCCCAGGGACTGA